Proteins encoded within one genomic window of Leptolyngbya sp. FACHB-261:
- the patD gene encoding heterocyst frequency control protein PatD, whose amino-acid sequence MLPDPHRQSYLAFQERLDQLQTLVGKANPAPAQLLQVFLEAQQFFQVQVLGLDAEVLPLETEQQLRAYQTEIQRELRLLGTDLSFLQAARKPETVQQRQGQIQQRLATLSRYCKAILGEGGEGAGA is encoded by the coding sequence ATGTTGCCTGACCCACACCGCCAGTCCTATCTAGCCTTTCAAGAGCGTTTGGATCAACTCCAAACCTTAGTCGGAAAGGCGAATCCAGCTCCCGCCCAATTGCTCCAAGTGTTTCTGGAAGCTCAACAGTTTTTTCAGGTGCAGGTGCTGGGTCTGGACGCAGAGGTATTACCTTTAGAAACCGAGCAGCAGTTGCGAGCCTACCAAACCGAAATTCAGCGGGAGTTGCGTCTGCTAGGAACCGATCTGTCGTTTTTGCAGGCAGCTCGGAAGCCAGAAACGGTGCAGCAACGTCAGGGACAAATCCAACAGCGTCTAGCTACCCTAAGCCGTTACTGTAAGGCCATCTTAGGTGAAGGCGGTGAAGGCGCAGGGGCTTAA
- the dusB gene encoding tRNA dihydrouridine synthase DusB: protein MVSLPPSLKARLAAPLNIGDFTVHSRVLQSPLSGVTDKVFRRLVRRYSPESLMYTEMVNATGLHYVKQLPKIMEVDRDETPIGIQLFDCRPDFLAEAAQKAVEEGADLVDINMGCPVNKITKNGGGSSLLRQPEVAEAIVRSVSKAVKVPVTVKTRLGWCDSEINILEFAQRMQDAGAQLITVHGRTRAQGYNGPAKWHWIGKVKEKLSIPVIANGDMFSVEAAVKCLEETGADGVMCSRGTLGYPFLAGEIDYFLKTGEHKVPPTVLERLECARDHLWALWEYKGERGVRQARKHLTWYAKGFYGAGDLRGKLCRIATVQEGSDLLDEAMERIRREGVVELSELAEPVML from the coding sequence ATGGTTAGCCTGCCTCCCAGCTTGAAAGCCCGCTTAGCGGCCCCGCTCAACATTGGCGATTTCACGGTGCATAGCCGAGTCTTGCAATCGCCTTTGTCAGGTGTTACTGACAAAGTGTTTCGTCGGCTGGTGCGACGTTACTCGCCAGAGTCGCTGATGTATACCGAGATGGTCAATGCAACTGGGCTGCACTACGTCAAGCAACTGCCCAAGATCATGGAGGTAGACCGGGACGAAACCCCCATTGGTATTCAACTCTTCGATTGCCGCCCTGATTTCTTAGCAGAAGCTGCCCAAAAAGCGGTGGAGGAAGGCGCGGACTTGGTAGATATCAACATGGGTTGTCCAGTCAATAAAATCACCAAAAATGGTGGCGGCTCCTCGCTCCTGCGTCAGCCGGAAGTTGCCGAAGCTATTGTGCGCTCGGTCTCCAAGGCTGTGAAAGTACCTGTAACTGTCAAAACTCGCTTGGGCTGGTGCGACTCGGAGATCAATATTCTGGAATTTGCCCAACGCATGCAGGATGCCGGAGCCCAGCTGATCACAGTCCATGGCCGCACCCGTGCTCAAGGTTACAACGGCCCTGCTAAGTGGCACTGGATCGGCAAGGTTAAGGAGAAGCTTTCGATCCCCGTGATCGCTAATGGCGATATGTTCTCGGTGGAAGCAGCGGTGAAGTGCCTGGAAGAAACCGGCGCTGATGGCGTGATGTGCTCACGTGGCACGCTCGGCTATCCCTTCCTGGCTGGTGAAATTGATTATTTCCTGAAGACTGGGGAGCATAAAGTCCCACCTACAGTTTTGGAACGGCTAGAGTGCGCACGTGATCATCTCTGGGCGCTGTGGGAGTACAAAGGTGAGCGCGGCGTGCGTCAGGCTCGCAAGCACTTGACCTGGTATGCCAAGGGGTTTTACGGTGCCGGGGACCTGCGCGGTAAACTGTGCCGCATCGCAACTGTGCAGGAAGGGTCAGACCTGCTGGATGAAGCGATGGAGCGAATCCGGCGCGAGGGTGTCGTAGAGCTGTCAGAACTCGCTGAGCCAGTCATGCTCTGA
- the malQ gene encoding 4-alpha-glucanotransferase, with translation MPFPRSSGILLHPTCLPGRYGIGDLGLEAYQFVDFLARSAQQLWQVLPLGPTGFGNSPYMCFSAIAGNPLLISPEVLRDNGFLGEDDLRNVPDFPLDQVDFERVVAWKLPLLRKASQNFAQHATAIQQMEFDGFCRGKASWLDDYTLFMALLNTREEATWNQWPHELRHRKPEALEAARQQLADEIFFHKYMQFEFFRQWSELKRYANDQNIQIIGDIPIYVAHNSVDVWAHPEIFQLNPETGEPQEMAGVPPDYFSADGQLWGNPVYNWPYLESTRFSWWIERIRALLTYVDLIRIDHFRGLEAYWSVPAGEETAMNGRWIKAPGYALFETIREELGSLPILAEDLGDISPEVLQLRDHFEFPGMRILQFAFGNDAKNPFLPFNFSANSVVYTGTHDNNTTVGWYNQISDYERGRLHEYLGCTGSYGIAWDMIRLALSSVANQALIPLQDIFSLGSNARMNFPSSAEGNWAWRYRSEALTEDYSNRLKAMVKIYGRYAEFPGARLE, from the coding sequence ATGCCCTTTCCTCGTTCCAGTGGCATTTTGTTGCACCCGACTTGTTTACCAGGCCGCTATGGAATTGGAGATTTGGGGCTAGAGGCGTACCAGTTTGTAGATTTTCTAGCTCGCAGTGCTCAGCAACTATGGCAAGTGTTGCCGCTGGGTCCAACTGGTTTTGGCAACTCGCCTTACATGTGTTTCTCTGCAATAGCAGGCAACCCATTGCTGATTAGCCCCGAAGTGTTGAGAGACAATGGCTTTCTGGGCGAGGATGACCTGCGCAACGTGCCTGACTTTCCCTTAGATCAGGTAGATTTTGAGCGAGTGGTCGCCTGGAAGCTGCCACTGCTACGCAAAGCCAGTCAAAACTTTGCCCAGCATGCTACTGCGATCCAGCAGATGGAATTTGATGGCTTCTGTCGTGGTAAGGCGAGCTGGCTCGATGACTACACGTTGTTTATGGCGTTGCTAAATACACGGGAGGAGGCAACCTGGAACCAGTGGCCGCACGAGTTGCGCCATCGCAAGCCTGAAGCATTAGAGGCAGCGCGGCAGCAGCTAGCCGACGAAATTTTCTTCCACAAATACATGCAGTTCGAGTTCTTCCGGCAATGGTCTGAACTCAAGCGCTATGCCAATGATCAAAACATTCAAATTATTGGCGATATCCCAATTTATGTAGCGCACAACAGCGTTGATGTTTGGGCTCACCCAGAAATTTTCCAGCTCAACCCAGAAACTGGCGAACCGCAAGAGATGGCTGGCGTTCCACCCGATTATTTCTCAGCGGATGGGCAGCTTTGGGGCAATCCAGTTTACAACTGGCCGTATTTAGAATCGACCCGCTTTAGTTGGTGGATCGAACGCATTCGCGCTTTGTTGACTTACGTAGACCTGATTCGCATTGACCATTTCCGAGGGCTGGAGGCCTATTGGTCTGTGCCTGCCGGCGAGGAAACTGCGATGAATGGTCGCTGGATTAAGGCCCCCGGCTATGCGCTATTTGAGACGATTCGAGAAGAACTCGGTAGCCTGCCTATCCTGGCAGAAGACCTAGGGGATATTAGTCCAGAGGTGCTGCAACTGAGGGATCATTTCGAGTTTCCTGGCATGCGCATTCTGCAGTTTGCCTTCGGCAATGATGCCAAAAATCCGTTTTTACCGTTTAACTTCAGTGCCAATAGTGTCGTCTATACCGGCACTCACGACAACAACACGACCGTGGGTTGGTACAACCAAATCTCTGATTACGAGCGAGGTCGCTTGCACGAATACTTGGGCTGCACAGGCTCCTATGGCATCGCCTGGGACATGATTCGATTGGCCCTCAGCTCCGTGGCCAACCAAGCCCTAATTCCGCTTCAAGACATTTTCAGTTTAGGCTCGAATGCCCGTATGAACTTTCCCAGCAGTGCCGAGGGCAACTGGGCTTGGCGCTATCGCAGTGAAGCCCTAACCGAGGACTACAGCAATCGCCTCAAAGCCATGGTGAAGATCTACGGTCGCTATGCTGAATTCCCTGGGGCCAGGCTGGAGTGA
- a CDS encoding PP2C family serine/threonine-protein phosphatase, with amino-acid sequence MKRLFTGVTDRGLLRSANQDAYHIDREGRFFVVADGMGGHAGGQEASRLATETIRYYLEDHWSSGQPPKSLLEGALQAANRAILKDQHEHPERSDMGTTVVIVLFEGDQPWCAHIGDSRLYRLRGPKLEQITEDHTWIARALKHGEVSPDQARSHPWRHVLAQCLGREDLDPIEIQAFDFQAGDRLLLCSDGLTEELSDHLIADRLKQIRSCEKAAIALVDAAKDRGGRDNITVVIVALDALT; translated from the coding sequence ATGAAACGACTGTTCACAGGTGTAACGGATCGGGGCCTCCTGCGTTCAGCCAATCAGGACGCCTATCATATCGACCGTGAGGGACGCTTCTTTGTGGTGGCTGATGGCATGGGTGGTCATGCCGGGGGGCAGGAGGCCAGCCGCCTGGCAACAGAGACGATCCGCTATTACTTAGAGGACCACTGGAGTAGTGGTCAGCCACCCAAAAGCCTTCTAGAGGGCGCATTGCAAGCGGCCAACCGGGCGATCCTTAAAGACCAACACGAGCACCCAGAACGCTCAGATATGGGCACGACAGTTGTGATCGTGCTGTTCGAGGGTGATCAGCCCTGGTGTGCTCACATTGGAGACTCGCGGCTCTACCGTCTGCGGGGTCCCAAGCTTGAGCAAATTACAGAGGATCACACCTGGATTGCCCGAGCCCTGAAGCATGGAGAGGTTAGTCCTGACCAAGCCCGCAGCCATCCCTGGCGGCACGTCTTGGCTCAATGTCTGGGCCGAGAAGACTTAGACCCTATAGAAATCCAGGCGTTTGATTTTCAGGCTGGGGACCGGCTCTTGCTGTGTAGCGATGGTTTGACTGAGGAATTGTCCGATCACCTGATCGCCGACCGGCTTAAGCAAATCCGCTCCTGCGAGAAAGCTGCAATTGCCCTGGTTGATGCTGCCAAGGACCGGGGGGGACGAGACAATATCACTGTGGTCATTGTGGCTTTGGATGCGCTGACTTGA